From the genome of Cololabis saira isolate AMF1-May2022 chromosome 4, fColSai1.1, whole genome shotgun sequence:
ggttttttttcttcatttatacACTTAATTTCTGAAATGCAATTGAAACTATAGACTGGCATGTTGTGGCTGAAGAAGTGTCAGACGTCATTGTCTCTGTAAAATGTTTCAGGTGAATAGACGGTGTGCCACGGGGGAAGTACGTTTGGCAGATTCCCGGGAGTGTGTGTCACCCTCCCAGCACTTGTGCAATATCACCTGTGGAACACATGGAGGAACTCTGGATGTGGAGATGGGCATGTGAGACTTTCTTAAACCTTTCTAACAACTTAGTTCCTTTTAAACCTCAAGAGCCAGTCAATGATTTCTGATTTACTGCGAAGGAAGCTGATATGCTTCTTTTTGTGTTACTTGCCTCATTTCCCTGATTTGGGTGTTCCCAGCTGCCATTGCGAGCGATATGTGTCTGCAGAGGAGCTGTGCAATATGTCCTGCCTCTCCAGGCTGCCTCAGCTATCTGCCCAGCTCACGCCAGATGGAGAGCTCCTCttcagcctgaaagaaagaggcAGTGTGGTCTGGGCCAGGGTGAGAGAAAGCTGACAGAGCCACTGACAAACCTTTCCATCAGAGTGAATTATCCAGCTCAAACCAATTATTTGCCACCTTGCTTAGGAGGCAGATTTTTGAATCTTGCTACTAACAGATTAAGAAAGTCAACATCAGAATTGGAAGGAAAAACTATCAGGTCTTCCTTAATCGATTTGTTAGTGGAAAGCTCGGTGCAGCATTCAGCACGCTTAGCCCGAGTTTCACCAGGAGACACTTGTGAGTTCCTGACATATGGTGGGGGGAGAATTATGTATAATCACCATCTCTCTGCATGACTGAAACAGTGTTTAGCAGATTAAGAGGATTGCTTCTAGGTCTCATCACTTTCCACAAATGTTATCGACTatgaatgtaaatgtttgtgtgtgagtgagcAAGCTCAGCTCCATTTAGAGATATGTATCAGTTCAAAATTATTCTGTCATTTGACaacaaaagtcttttttttgtgcaaGGATTTTATTTGAATTAAAGCACCCAGCTTTTACAAGGTGTCAAGACAGACAGGCTGAACAAATGCTGAATCTGGAATACTCATATCCATGATTGAAGTACAACAAAACAGCAGTGCTAAATATTAGAAATGCACACCCACTATACTTGTGAGGTTTGTACACCTGGGTGATAATGGCACTAGTTTCTTTAAAGGTACGTTTAGACATTGAAAACAATTCAGAGTAAATGTATCAAGCACGTCCAAATCAGTGCCTCTTATTTTTAAGTCATTTCTGAGCACACCAGCTTCAATAATCATAAAGAATTGTGATttatgttgtgtgttttttttttcttgttattgGTTCTGTGACAGGATGTAATATCTAATCCTTTTAAACCCTTTACTTACCAGCCTGTTCTCAGGCTTCTGCTCTCAAATTACATGAGCTCCCAGTACAGGGGGCTCTGGTAATCAGCAGGTGGCTAAGCCTGTTGTGATACAGTGTAGCTGTGACAGTTTTaatctgtgtttgttttcaattttcttttcttaatccATTTACATACAGACGGTAACAAATGTTTTAGGTCCAGATATCCATGCACGGATATCTGGAAACACTCATTTGGTCCAGTTTGGTTCTGAAGGAGTGTTTGGTTGGATTCCCACACAAAAGGACCTGATTAATCAGTTTCTGTCAGGTGACTAAGTGTGGCATATTGattattcttattttctttctaatAAATGTCCTTGACATAAATGTTTATCGACCAATTTACAGTAAATTTGTGAATAGTGTAAATTTGACATATATTCATCTCTCCTCAGAAACAGTAGAAACTGTAAACACAAAGTCCAGAAATAAAAGAGACGCAAAGGAAAATGGTGGCATTCTGACCGTCCTTCCTAGAATCCCTAATCCTATTGTCTGTGTGTCAACTGGTGACATGCTCATTTTCCATATCACCATCAACCATACTGGTAGCATAAATCTTATTCATCTGCATGATCTTTCTTCAAGGGGagattactttttttactttttccaacCAAACATGCTCTCAAAATATGTCCCTAGATCGCAGAGTCAGCCACTTCCCAAAGTACGAGAAAGACCACCTATTCAATAGCAACCCCAACTGGGACTTTGGTGCCTTTAGACAACTGGAGAGACTCGTGAAGCAAACACAATTCAACTCTACAAGGTAATGGAGCTTCTTATTGTATTCTTCATcttgaaatacattttgcaatgaCAGCACCTCTGACCCGTCACTTATTCCCCCCCCGTCCTCAGGTTTTCCCATGTTTTTTCAGAGACGGGGAAGTATGTGTTGGTGGACAATGCTGTTCCTGAGCGGAGTATAGTGGTAGTTGTGAGTGAGGAGGGCACAGAGTGTGACCCCAGGGCTGCTGTGTTTCAACCCATGACCCCAGGACACTTGGTCAGGTTTGGGATTGTCAAGCAGCACCAACTGAACCTTCTACCTGACTGGCGAGTGATTGTTGGTgagcatttctttttctttttaatagtaACTGCTGAATCAATTATATGCCGTGCTGGGTattactttttttcccttttaaaaaaaaaaaaaaatcttttgttttgtgtctttcaatgCTAACTGTTTGCAGGAATCCTGAGTCTGCtcttggttgtggttgtggttgtgacCGTCACAGTCATAGTTGTGCAACCCGACAAAGCAAAGCTTGTCCCACAGTGGACATCAAAGCCAAAGTGGCGCAGCCTTGGCGAGCCCTTCTGTCCGGTGGAATATGTTTGCAGCAAAGAAAGGTCTGTTTGTCTGCAGGAGGATGTATGTTGTGCATTTCTGCCACTCAAGAATATGATAAAACTGTTTCGCtccaagaaggttcctggtttgagtCCCAGCAGTGTACTTTCCGTGTGGagcttgcatgttctccccatgcctGCATGTGAACTCTGGGTTCCCCCCACAGTCCTAAAACATGTATGTCAGGTTAATTGGATATTCTAAATTGCAGATGGGAGCATGTGTTTCTATATGACCTTGCACTGGGCTGGAtaccttgaaaaaaaacaacaaaaaaatacttttctgtatGTATGTTTCTTATTACAGATCTATTGTTTTTAATATGGTTTTTAACATGGTTCATAATATATAACCTTATTACCTAGTATCAAtatagcttctttttttgtgaaCACAAGAGGCATATATTGAAACGAGGTAGAAAACTTCTAAATGAGTAGCTGGAGGTGCATGTTTGTCATCTCACAGCAACAATTATAATTGCCAAAGGATGCTCGTATCCATGGAGACTTCCTCTCAAACCCAGCGGATTAATGATAAACAATGCTGCTTTCAAACGGTAGAACTCATTAGTCCATCTTTAAAGGTTGAgatttgaaaaatacaataatttcatttttgaaaacattctttttgtttgtttttcttgcaCAATTAGCAGATGGAAaaatgagtgtgtgtatgtaatacaacgtgtgtgttgtgtgtgaaattcaataaatattgcaaacaatACACAATGGAGCATTTTCACTTAGGTCTGTGATTTGTATCTTTTGTATTTTAGCATAGTGACCCAAACCCAAGACCGGGTCCTTGGCAGTAGAGGTGTAGGAGAGGGAGCTGAAGTTGAGGAGCCAGCTGTTTCAAAGGGAGGTACGGTCTCTGTGTATTATTCTGTTATTACCTGGGATCTACAGCACAGGGCAACATGCTGTACCCATATACTGTGTAACAGCTCTGGATAATACATAGTTTACTTTTTGCAGTGAAAATGTAAAGATGCTGGGGCCAGCTTGGTACTAAAGATAAAACTGCACACAATATATTCACTATTAAAAAAgtagttttctttttgtgttttttttttactcaggaGGTCTAAGATCAAATAATATTCTGTCACTTTAGTTCTTGGCTTTTGGTTTTCAACTGATTTTAAAGAAATCAGATCTTTAGGAACAAAAGCTGATGGATTTTCAGCgcatttgtgttgtttgttttcagTTCAATAGTGCAAACAATGGACCTACCTTAATGTTTTCTAGGTGAATGCTTGTTACATTATTTATGCAGTTGAGAGTGCATTTAAACCTCCACTGGCCTTGTCATTACGAAATCAATGTCTTGCTACACATAACAATCAACAAAAAAGTATTCCAAATTTGATCAATAATGAGGACAATAATGGTTCAATTAATATTGAACTCGTATATATTGTGCTGTTAACATCAAGAAAGTCAGAACCCGGTATATCCTtgcacttatatatatatatatatatatatatatatatatatatatggggggGGATTCTGctccttgaaaaaaaaaaagagaaaccttTTCCTTTCAGGGTGCAGTCATGCACTTTGAGATCATCTTTTCAAAACTGACATTTGCTGGTTCCATTTAGGGCGCGTGTCTGAGAGCTGTGAGCTGGAGGACTTCAATGTGAAAACTCTGTATGACAAACTTGAGGATCAGAACCTACACATAGCCTCTCAGCTGGCTCGACACCGCAAAGATATGCAGGAATTTTATAGAAATATCTGTCAGCACACTGAATCTTTTAAGGTGAGTTTTATTAGAGTCCCCTGGGAGGGTTACATAATATTATTCATCAatatttcaagtacattttcagatAGTGCTACTATGCAAAAATAAACTTGCTGATGGTTAACAGATTTCTTAATGATCATTATTTACTGAAGTGTTTTTGGATAGCTGTTATTGACAGGGACTTTTGAGATGCCAGTTTGTGAGAAATTCCTTACCAGCATGACACAGAATGCCACTCACTCAACAAGCCAGTGTGCTTTCTTGGAAAGAGCCGCATTATCAAAATCATTATAaatcatataataataattaactgcTTTGACAACAGCTTGATAagcaaattaaaacaaaaagaagaaaataataatgaattaaGATTTTCAACAAACTGGCAACCCAAAAGATTTATAGTTGATCTTTAAAGGACTAATAGCTGCAGCTTAGTATAAAATCTCTATAAATGCCCCATGTCTATAACAACATGGCATCAGTGACTCTTTAAATAGAAAATTGCCAAAAGTGTTAATTGTATATAATATGGAGATGTGTTGAAATTGTGTATTTTCTTTCAGGATGCCATTGCGAATATGGACAGTAAAAAACTGAGTCTCCTTAAAGAAATTCTAGTCCACAGTGTGTTGAAGGATAACCTGTCTAACGGCAGTGTGGTGGAAGATGATTCACAAGGTAAAACCAAAAGATGGTTTTTGAACATTGTATATGTTTCTCTAATGAAGCTGATTTTCCTATTAAGTTTCTTCAATGGATATAAAATAATGTCTCCtactttgaaataaaaaagagaaaatgaggTCTGAATTTTTAAACTACGTCACACAAATAATCTCATCATTCccctttctattgttttattacTTCAATAACATATGTCCTGTGGTGTAGTGGGATGCCCTCTAACTGGCGGGTGGGTTGATGGCCCAATACCCCCCCATCACTACTTTTAATGTCCCCATTTCCAAGCCATTCATTTGCTCTTTTTGGTTGATTTCTTAAATTGATATTATCATGCATAAGTGCTTCAGATGCATTCATTTATGTTGCAAATTCAATGCTTAAAAACCACAGGAGGTCTCATAATGTAGACCAACATTTTTCAAAGGTCTGAAATAATTATTGTATTTAGCAGCTTGAAGATTTGCTTTACTGGTTGAGATGTGGGTCGAAAATTGTATTATTCACTTTTACGTGATCCGTATGTTACATGGAACTAAACATCACCACCCACTCAAGCGGGGACCTACATATCATTGCTGGGAGCTGTTCTTAGATCAGTGGAAGCTCTGCTGTGCAGGCTGACAGGAGAAGCGTGGCAAAGCCTGGATTTACCTGGGGTCCCATACTGTCATACTGGTCCTCATGATACCAGAGACTGTGAGCCCCAAGCTGGATACATGCACCCAAGTGACACTAACATGTGTTTCACACAGGTACCAAAACAGCTTTAGTGAGATTTGTACTGTAGCATACCTTGAAATGAGTAGtgagatgattttttttcttttaaacatccACAGTTTTCATCATTGACTATGACCAAACCAGAAGCTCTGTCTCATGAGATGGGTTAGaatcattttttttacatttatgaaaatattaaggtattttagtgtgttTCCTAGATACATTTCTCTGTTCCCCAGACCATGTACAGCACATAGCTCCATGTGTCAGTGATGATGACCTCTCCAAGCTGGTCATGATGTCTCCTCTATACAAGACCCTGCAGGACCTTCAGCAGTCCCTACAAGACCTCGCCACAGAAGAGCCACGTCAGGAGCTCCACGATGGTACAGAACACCAACACAAAATGTTATATTGAGGTAATGGCCTAAGTCATGTTGTTctcaattttttctcaaaaaacaaaaacaactgaaCCAAATATTGGGCTAaaattgtttctgttttcttaaaAACTTGAGAAAAATTTGACATAGGTCAATATTTTAAGTGGATCACGATATTAAGACTCTCGAACGAGGAACTACATTGAAACAAAATCTAAAACCTAAACATGACAGCTTAAAGCCTAAAATAACATTTCTATTTCAGCAGCCACAGTGCATTCTGTTCGTGGGAACTGTGACGGACTAATCCCAACCGCGCTGGACAGCCTTTCACCACCACACTCAGCCATTTTCCTGTTTGGTTGTCAGGTGATGCAGTTACTTGCAAACTGCCCCATGTTCCCCTCCGTACTCCTGCTCCTGGCCAAGTCATTCCCCCGTTCCTCATCTCCTTCTAATGAGTGTCTGCTGCCGCATTGCTccggggattttttttttgatgcaaCCAATCAAATCCTTTATCTGTCAGAGGCAAAGCTTCAGCATGTGGGAAATTTCGTTGCCGTCATCCTGCAGTCCATGGCCCAGATAGCAGCAGGTAATCAGAAAAAACGAAAGGCAGTTTGGAAAGCCGGTCTTGTGTCCCGGTTTTACATGCCTCATCTGCAGTGGATTGAAATGCTCCTGGTGAAATGCTCCAATCATTTTTGAAATCATAACGGATGTAATCTTTTGAAACAATACGatatatgcattttatttatttatttatttatttatttattttttatccagGGTCCAAACCCCAGATGTTTATGCAAGCTCTTCATGAAGCCGTTTCAGCTCTGAGCTTTCAGCTATTCAGTCTTTCTTTCAAATTGAATTCAGAAGAGgtattttaaatactttttaaactttACTTACCACTGCTGTACTGTTTAAATTTTGGAATATAACATTTTGTTGCCTTCTTTTAACAGATTGATGCATTAGACGGGCATCACAGCCCCCTGGTCGAAAGATTTCTTAACATTAGAGTTCCCTCTGTAGCGAGCTTTACAAACCAACTGTTAGCCAGCAGGTGGGTGAGAAAGATACTGTAAAACTTGGAACACAGGTAATAAAAATACTCTTTCAGTTATGCTGTTACAGAAGATaacttttctccctttcttccaaTTTAGACTTGAGAAGTATAAATATTTCAAGTTGGAGCAGCTAATCTCCAAACTCAAACAAAATTCAACTCCAGACATCGAGACAGGTATGATAACTTCTGATAGGATGTGATATAACTGATATAACTTGCACAAGGTTTGGGGTACAAAAATATTGGATTTCTCAAAATGGCTCTCACCaagtaaaactgcatttaagtATGGCAGTATTGAATAACTTGAaccaagagaaggaaaaaagttaaattaaGACGGGTACTTATAGTTTTAAAGTTGGTTAATTAGTCCTGCCTTTCTCCTTGATGCTTGTCTGCAGCTGTCATCCACTCCTCTGGAGCTAAGAGGAAGTTTCTCTGCTGCTCCGAGGAGGAAACGGTTTTAGAAAAGTTGTATTAGAAAAACCCAATAATTAATTTTGGGACTCTAGAATTAACACATACACATTACACAtatctcacacacaaacatacaattttgtaattttggttTACAGTCTCTGCTGTAGTTTTTGGAAAACAGCTTTGCTTGTGTTGTAAACAGGACACACAAACCCTCGTCAAACAGAGCAGAAATAACACAGAGCTGAGTCGACAGTTTATGTGCTGAAATGCACAAACCAATCAGGTGCACTCAGACCCGCTTTGATTCACATGGCTTCAGTCCCTAATGAATGTTTACACACATAATGTCCCTTTTAAATCCTTTTAGACTACAAATGCTTGCATACTGCATGTCACCTTCTCTTTTATGGCAAACTTAGTTTAATGCATCTTTGTCTTGTATAAACCTACTGTAGAACCTTCATAGCATAGGAATCTAAAGCAGAAGTTGTCATCAGTAAGTTATTATACTATCAGAAAAAGTATACTCCCACAAAATAATGAACAAATCCATTTGTGGTTTTAGATCATGACctgttttctctgtttcttCCCTGTCATGAGCTATGAACATCATTGTGAATTCTTAGAGAGAAAGTCAAGTCTTACATTCCCAGTCACCTAAAGAGACTTTATTCCAGAAAAATGGTCCAATATGTTAGAACACAGAGCTCTTGACTTTAATGACAGTATCCCAATGAGCACTAGAGCAAAGTGCAATAGGTGCTCGTGTCTCTGCTCGAAGCGCAATAATCATACATTGCTCGGTGCTTGGTGGCACAAATTCATTTAAGGCATTTCCCAGAGGTTTTATttctaaatgtaataaaaaaaaatatggctTAATATCTGCAGGTTTCCCACCAAAAGGGACACCAGTCCAGGTAACATGGTTACAAATAAAAACcattgataaattcagaaaattGTCATGGTCTTCGCCGCTCTTcacatttcttcatcattttccgTGTCCCAGATATCATGTGTAGAGGAAGAAATTGACCGCATGAGTGAGCATTTCTTGCAGCTGACAATGCAACTACAGAGGAGAGCTCAAATGTGCACAGAGAGCAGTGCTGGAAACCATGAGGTAATTAGCTGGAATATTACACGTTGCATATACTATGTAATTAAATAATCCAAAGAATCCTGCTGTGTAGTAATTTAATTGTGTTATGAGGGGCTTAGAAATTATCCTTTTGTTGCACGTATGGTTTGAATCACTCATCTGCCATTAGTATTGCATGTGACATAAATATTACATATTCCATTTGTGTTTTATGCTTTTATATGAATGGTGATAAATCTTTCAAACATATCTCCTTTGTTATGATAATGATTTGTAGCCTTGACtttcaagaagaaaaaaaaaagcatgaataTCTGTGCCgaggtttttatatttgtatcatcAGTGGAGACTGTAAAGCTCATTATCTATGATCCTTTTTTATGTGAAGAGAGCCACAGCAGCAGATGTCCCAGGCTTGAGTCGTAACGGAACAATCCTGCTGGAACTGAAAAGACGCTATGTATCGCAGCGCCTCAACGAGCTGCATGTCACATTAGGCCAAATGAGGCAGTGCCAGCAGCACGACAGCAAGTGGAAAGACGAAACAAGGGGCTGTGCACAAAGTGATGGCAGCACCGCTCGGCTGGGAGGAAGGGAATATCATCCTGGTCTAGATGGCTGCAGTCCCACTGACGGCCAGCGGCAATACAGTTTTTGGGTTAGCCAGAGCCAAAACCAACAGCATGCAGAAGGCAGAGGTCTTATGAACTGTAAACTGGACAGTCATATGTCTGACCAGCAGAGGAGCAGCATGGTCCACAGCAACAATCCCAACACATTACTTGACAGCCAGAGAAAGAGCCAGGAGCTTCTGCAGAGCCATATCCCAGAAGATGTAAAGCTTAACAATCAAATCGCAATAGACACCACAACTGACCACACAGATATAGATGGCGTGTGTGTGCCTAGTGATCAGAAAATAGATCTGAATATGGATAAAAACTGAAAAGATGTGTCATGTAGCGATCTCATGTTTGCTTCTGTCCTTTGTCATGTTTGGACTAAAATAGTTTCAGGGTCATCTCTGTACAACACATTAATCTCCTTTGTTTGCTGAAGAGTGATCTGAGTGACCTCTGCCTTGCCGTACATGAGCTTTAAAACAATTCAGCTGTGCTCTTTTAATTATCTGTGATCACAGATGGAAATAATTTCTGGCAGCAAGTTGTGGTGTTACACAATGTGTCATCTTGTCTACATACGTTCTCTCTCAGGTTTAGTGCAAGCTTCATTATCACATTGGAATTAAGAAAATGGGCTCAAGCTGAATAACATTAAGGTGACACTTTAGTTTTCACAACAAATTCCTCCTTGTGCAAATATGTTAGCCTGAATGCTTTGATTCATATTTTATAAGATGCTAATAAGAAATTCTCACCTCCTTCTGCCAAGCACGCGTTTAATGATTGTTTTCTGAGCTGTAAATTCTCTGTAATATTTCTTTGCAGCCAAAAAATGTGAAAGTCACCACACAACGGAAAAGCCAGGCAGAAGAGAAGTCGATGTTGCACGACTGCTGCCTTCTTCTGGTTCAGTGGTTTATCTGACGCATGTGCTTCTGGGTCTTATAATAGAAAGTCAGTATTCCTACAGGGGGCTGTGAGCCAAATCAGAAGGTCAGACGGAACAAGTCTTCACTTACTATCAGTGTTGGCTTGGAGCTACATGCCAAGTCCACCGGCTGAATTTGTCATTGCCCTCTGGCTTTATCTGTGTGCATCTTTGGGAGTACTGTAGGGTGTTTTCAGTATTACAAGCTCTATCAATTAGATTATCTGCTTAGCTACTGAGCTTGCTTGTGTGTCCACCTCACAGCAGGACGTGGAGTCATATAAATGTGTTTGTAAATCTCTGTTGTAGTGATTTGCAGTTGTACATTATGCTTGTTCTAATTGCCTAGACCAGCACATGGGTTATTTTAGGCGTATTGGCTTTATATGATGTTTCAGTTTACAtggttttatttaaacatggCATGGGGTCACATGTTTAATCCCATGTTTTGAATACTATTTGCAGATTTTAATGCATCCCTGTTTCAttataaaacaatacatttgtAATAAGTAGTCTAATTAAAGCAATGGTAGTCATAATTGATTCATTCTTATACTGTATATTGTCATAACCTCTCATATTTCAACTATAGAAGCAAGGCAGCAACATATGAGTGAATATGGATGATCAACATTATATTATGGGTCAAATCTGTCTTATGTCCATACTCTCCATGCTGCAGTAttaaaagatttatttttctagCAAGCAGCACATGAGATTTGCATCTCAGTTTCCATCATTTTTGATCCATGGCTGTCTGCTGTAATCAGGTTATAATCTTGAAATCCTTCCAAATCCCTGAAAATCTGCTCTTTGTAGAAGATCCTTAAGGAgccctgcaaacacacacaacaaacacaatcacacacacgagTGCTCTTAACTGACAGTTTATATACTCAGTGACTTAAATCACTCCCTCTCTTGCGTGCATCATTGTGTTTGAGTATCATCACAGGAGGCTGGCCTTTTTCTGTCTTGGGGTTTCTTTTGTCAAATATATCTCAAGGTAAGACCTAACCACAGAGCATGGCTTGTGAAAgcacattattttttttcacctttaacTTCAAAGTGCTCTCTTGTTATAGACAGGAAGGTGGTAAGAAATGGAAACAGATTTGAAGTCTCCTGTTCTTATGATAAGTGTTCAGGCTGTAACTACGCAGACCTCCTGTAGTCACCATGGCACTGCATCACAGTTGCTATGGtttccttatctccaggatgtggTTCAGCCAGGCCTACCATATTTAGCCTGCTCCCCAGTTTGCCAGCCCACAGCTGATGCTAATGGCATGAAGAGTGCTCTCAGCTCGCTCTTTCCCCGTGTCTACAAATGAACCCAGCAGCATTAAAGCATTCAAAACTCGTTTAGTTATTGTGTTACTGCTTTCagcattttacaattcaaactcGTTATGGAGGAGAAGATTACTCTTTCATATGTTGAAATATGAAGAAAAAGTCATTCAAACGAAATTTAGAAATTGTACATCTTTCTAGGGCAtgtaaaggtaaaaaaaaatggtcTACAGTTTGTTTCAAGAACAATGGCTGCACTCACATGTATTATCGCCTGCCTTTTAGGCCTAGTGCCTACAATGTGTAAAATGTACAGAAAGAAATTACAATAGGAATCCCTGGGAAGGAATCTAATCTCTAATAGTTTCTGATATGAAAAATAGAAAGCTTTCTGTATACAATCTGCAATATATATTaagactttttttaaataaataatatctaGTAGTTCAGAACCACACAACTGTATTTTTCTCCGTAGGAGTGTTCTAGTTATACTGTTCAGCCAGTACGTCCGTCCTTTCTGGTTGtgttgatttgattgatttggACCAAATTAAACTTTCCTCTGTTTTTTATGTTCCTTGTCAATAATTGAAAAGTAAGCAAGTGAGATCCTTCTTTACAAATGGCACTCCATATTAATCCCTTAGATTTgcagcaaataaaaagaaatctgaGGGTGAGAATGTTTTAAATCtagttttattgttgttgtattTCTCCTGGTTGCTGTTATTTGATTACAAATTAGTTTGAAACTTTTCACTCACAGTCCCTGATCTTGACTGACACGGTTTAAACAAGTAACAATGTATTCATAACCAAAAAGTACAGCCAGTGCAAAGACAAAGTAGTGACATATCAATGtcaaatatataattaaagtacttttttttttttgcatgtattATATCTTTTAATCTGACTAGATTTAACCATCATGGATGGagggtttttggactgtggttGATTTGCACCTACGGTATGCTTATACTTATTATTAATGTACCTATTATTATGTACGTTTAAATATTTTGGCTTGTTTTGAGGTACTTTCAAATGTAAAGGCTATGAGAAATCTTGAGCTGTGGCTATTAACATTTAAATCAATCTGCAAATTAAAAATTGTCACAGagttaatctaattaatctgaTTCTCAATGTCATGTGACTTGATATCACAATCCTGTTGTTTCTGCCACAATATTTTTCCAATTTTAATTTCACAGAAAATGTAAGATCTGCATGAGTCTGTGTTTGAGcttttacattttgtttttcatgcgtaaaactttattttattgtatatatgCATCTTTACAGTTTACAGTATATTCACGTAAAGCAGCTTgcttatatatactatatatatatatatatatatatatatatatatatatatatatatatatatatatatatatatatatatactacatTATTAAATGAATAATACTGCTACAAGACTTGAACACTGACCCATTAAACCCCCTTTATTTTGATCTTGTATTGTCAT
Proteins encoded in this window:
- the si:ch211-286b4.4 gene encoding uncharacterized protein si:ch211-286b4.4; protein product: MADIFEALPCRAGYVCLGGSSSPTPSDGSHGYPCPAGHSCPVGSASEVPCEPGTYSPGPGASQCVACLKGTMCPSSATQEPSICPHGHFCPAGTALPQACPVGTLNNQTSAPSVSACTPCPPGVYCSTYGASTPQGLCLQGYFCEGGATDPTPESSESFPKNGPCPAGHFCPTGCISPLPCPLGSIRNITGGVSMESCFGCPAGHYCSTEGLTSPSGPCAAGFYCPFDFSSTTPFAFLCPKGHFCPEGSGLALPCPTGAYQPNPGSESCIPCRPGFYCEEAIVGEPWPCPPHSFCPAGTMMPRACPKGTYTHSDQVGLQDERECLPCPPGKFCRAGRIQGFCAAGYFCISGSGDFTPQGLVSTVHFCQWGVQCAGPCPPGFYCPEGTQRPQMCPANTVRSSPGGVSLEDCLPCPPQYWCKPGDPVLHLCPAGHYCDGLPGSDFSGGTGPRSCPLYTYQSFPGSGSKGGCLACPPGSHCNSTGLTDYSSSPCPPGFWCSGSGPPVFCPAGTKRQLPGAAAPSQCEPCAGGTFCPDPRITGKPNLEGIPCRASYQCPVGAVSEKLCRAGSYCGPQTAEPPVCPEGYLCPEGSHSYRDPKQLCLFPHYCPANSSALKSCEGGSMPVNTSGLRGSKNTGCRLCEGGTFRTYLSPILQCLPCPAGYYCPPGTDNYKNKSCPLGYICPRGSTQPVSCPPGSFGNLTHAENLEDCHPCPANTFNHLPAQKACFPCGSSSTSPAGSSSCTCIGKNRAFHYSDGSCLCRTGFIFYNELDFKSSTSDSELDCQPEVNRRCATGEVRLADSRECVSPSQHLCNITCGTHGGTLDVEMGICHCERYVSAEELCNMSCLSRLPQLSAQLTPDGELLFSLKERGSVVWARTVTNVLGPDIHARISGNTHLVQFGSEGVFGWIPTQKDLINQFLSETVETVNTKSRNKRDAKENGGILTVLPRIPNPIVCVSTGDMLIFHITINHTDRRVSHFPKYEKDHLFNSNPNWDFGAFRQLERLVKQTQFNSTRFSHVFSETGKYVLVDNAVPERSIVVVVSEEGTECDPRAAVFQPMTPGHLVRFGIVKQHQLNLLPDWRVIVGILSLLLVVVVVVTVTVIVVQPDKAKLVPQWTSKPKWRSLGEPFCPVEYVCSKERSVCLQEDVCCAFLPLKNMIKLFRSKKVPGLSPSSVLSVIVTQTQDRVLGSRGVGEGAEVEEPAVSKGGRVSESCELEDFNVKTLYDKLEDQNLHIASQLARHRKDMQEFYRNICQHTESFKDAIANMDSKKLSLLKEILVHSVLKDNLSNGSVVEDDSQAGTYISLLGAVLRSVEALLCRLTGEAWQSLDLPGVPYCHTGPHDTRDCEPQAGYMHPSDTNMCFTQFSSLTMTKPEALSHEMDHVQHIAPCVSDDDLSKLVMMSPLYKTLQDLQQSLQDLATEEPRQELHDAATVHSVRGNCDGLIPTALDSLSPPHSAIFLFGCQVMQLLANCPMFPSVLLLLAKSFPRSSSPSNECLLPHCSGDFFFDATNQILYLSEAKLQHVGNFVAVILQSMAQIAAGSKPQMFMQALHEAVSALSFQLFSLSFKLNSEEIDALDGHHSPLVERFLNIRVPSVASFTNQLLASRLEKYKYFKLEQLISKLKQNSTPDIETGFPPKGTPVQISCVEEEIDRMSEHFLQLTMQLQRRAQMCTESSAGNHERATAADVPGLSRNGTILLELKRRYVSQRLNELHVTLGQMRQCQQHDSKWKDETRGCAQSDGSTARLGGREYHPGLDGCSPTDGQRQYSFWVSQSQNQQHAEGRGLMNCKLDSHMSDQQRSSMVHSNNPNTLLDSQRKSQELLQSHIPEDVKLNNQIAIDTTTDHTDIDGVCVPSDQKIDLNMDKN